GGCCGCGGGGGTGCGCTCCATCTGGGAACTGCCCGACAAGCTGCGGCCCGTGCCGGTCGTCGTGATCGTCGACGAACTGGCGGAGCTGTATCTCTCCGACGGCCGACGCGAGAGCAAGGCGGAGGCAGATCAGTGCTCCACACTCCTCCTCCGCCTGGCCCAGCTCGGTGCGGCACTCGGCCTGCACCTGGTCGTCGCGGGCCAGCGCGTCGGCTCGGACCTCGGCCCCGGCGTCACCGCGCTCCGGGCCCAACTCGGCGGCCGGATCTGCCACCGGGTCAACGACCCCGGTACGGCGGAGATGACCCTCGGTGACCTCAACAAGGACGCCGTTGCGGTCGCCCAGTCGATCACTTCCGAGGAACAGGGCGTGGCCGTCTGCACTGGCCCGGACGGCGGTTGGAGCCGTGCCCGATCGCACCTGACGACGACCGAGGAAGCCATGGCCACGGCCCGGAAGTACTCCGCCATGACTCCGGAACTGCCCGCCATAGACCGCGCACTTGTGGCGCTGGAAGGAGACGGCAAGTGATCAACGAAGGTGTGGCGTTCACGTTCTCAGTGATCTTCGGGATCATCACCGTCCTCCTCGTCCGCTCCCGCGACGTCCGCGCCTGGGAAGCGGTCTGCGTCGGCCTCTTCGGGGTCTACCTCGGCCAGACGCCCGTGGTCTTCACCGTCCACGGATTACTGACCTGGGTCATCAGCGGCTTCTCCCACACCTGAGGAAGAAGGACAGACATGCCCATGAGCCGCGTGAGGTGCCCCCAGTGCAAGGGCGAAGGAGCCCGAAGGACCTGGACCGGACGCCGGCACCGCTGCCGCGTCTGCCGAGGCACCGGAACCATCCGCTGACCTGAGACCGGCACGACCGACCACCACCCGAGCAAGGAGCCCGACCCATGACCGACAACGCGCCACCAACCATCCTCCGTGCCGCCTCGGCGGCCCACCCCGGAAGGTCACCACCATCACACCCGAGTTCACCTCGGCTGACAGGCGCGCCGCCCTCGACCGCGCGGCGCGCCTGCGTCAGCTCTCCGAAGCAGACCGCGACGCCATACGACTCGCCCAAGACCCCAACTTCGCCCGATGGCTGGAGCAGATCACCGCCACCGGAGGATGCGCCCACCCGGTCCACCTCTCCGGCTCGACGACCACGCGAGACGCGATCACCGGCGAGATCCTGCACCACTACGACACCCGTGATGAGCCCGCCGAACGCCTCTCCGTCCGCTGCCGCAACAGACGCGCGACCGTCTGCGCACCCTGCTCCCGCCTCCACGCCGGAGACACCTTCCACCTCGTCCGCGCCGGCCTCCTCGGCGGCAAGACCGTCCCCGCGACGGTCCGCGAACGACCGCGTCTCTTCGTCACGCTCACCGCCCCGTCCTTCGGCTTCGTACACCGAGCTGGGGACCGCTGTCGCCCCCGCCGCGACGGCGGCGCATGCGCACACGGTCGTCCCCTCGGCTGCGGCGCCGTCCATGCACCCGCCGACTGCCTCGTCGGCCAACCGCTGTGTGCCGACTGTTACGACTACCCGGCGCATGCCCTCTGGCACGCGCACGCGGGCAAACTCTGGGACCGCTTCGTCATCGGAGTCCGCCGTCACCTCGCCTCGGCGGCCGGCCTGCCGCAGTCCGGCTTCCGGGATCACGCGCGACTGTCCTTCGCCCGGGTCGCTGAGTACCAGAAGCGCGCCGCCGTCCACGTGCACGCGGTCGTACGCCTCGACGGCCCGACCGGACCAGACGACGAACCCCCGGCATGGGGCACCGCGGATCGGATGGCCGACGCGGTACGAGCGTCCGCGCAGCGGGTCGTGGTCCGCACTCCCTTCAGTCCCGCCGTCGGAGAGCTCGCCCTGCACTGGGGCACTCAGGTCGACGCCCATCCCCTGTGCTCCGGTGGTGGCGGCCCCGATGACCAAGCGGTCGCTGCGTACGTCGCGAAGTACGTCACCAAGGGCGCAAGCGAGACCGGCGCCGGCACCGACCACCGGCTCACCACCCGGGACGACATCGACGCGGCGCCGCTGACCGACCACGTACGCACGCTCATGCGGACCTGCTGGCGACTCGGCGGACTGCCCGAGTACGCACCACTGCGCCTGCGGGCGTGGGCCCACACCCTCGGCTACCGCGGTCACATCCTGACCAAGTCACGTGCCTACTCGACGACGTACGCGACCCTACGCGCCGACCGGGCAGAGCATGTGGGGCACGACCACGTGCCTGGCACGGTCGCAGAGGCGGGCTGGCG
This sequence is a window from Streptomyces sp. HUAS YS2. Protein-coding genes within it:
- a CDS encoding replication initiator yields the protein MRQLSEADRDAIRLAQDPNFARWLEQITATGGCAHPVHLSGSTTTRDAITGEILHHYDTRDEPAERLSVRCRNRRATVCAPCSRLHAGDTFHLVRAGLLGGKTVPATVRERPRLFVTLTAPSFGFVHRAGDRCRPRRDGGACAHGRPLGCGAVHAPADCLVGQPLCADCYDYPAHALWHAHAGKLWDRFVIGVRRHLASAAGLPQSGFRDHARLSFARVAEYQKRAAVHVHAVVRLDGPTGPDDEPPAWGTADRMADAVRASAQRVVVRTPFSPAVGELALHWGTQVDAHPLCSGGGGPDDQAVAAYVAKYVTKGASETGAGTDHRLTTRDDIDAAPLTDHVRTLMRTCWRLGGLPEYAPLRLRAWAHTLGYRGHILTKSRAYSTTYATLRADRAEHVGHDHVPGTVAEAGWRYVGSGHTPGAALIASGIAEDLARNRELAREEFRGAGGDAV